A region of the Nocardia nova SH22a genome:
GCGCACCCCCGGCCCGCGCCTCGGCCATGCGTGACTGCAGGAACACCTCGTAGTCGGTCGACAATCCGAACAGCACCGTCACGATCAGCACCAGGACCGCGAACATCAACGGGCCCGGCGTGAAGCCGAGCAGTCCCGCCCCGTGTCCCTCCACGAACACCCACGTCAGAATGCCCAGTGCCGCACCGAGACTCAGCGCGCTCATCACCACGGCCTTCACCGCCAGCACCACCGAACGGAACGCGATATACATCAGCACCAGCGCCGCACTCGCCAGAATCGTTGCCAGCAGCGGTAATCCGTCGATCAGGCCGTGGATGGCGTCACGTTCCAGCGCCGGAACACCGGCCACCATGACCTGCACACCCGGTGGATGCGGGATCGCGCGCAGCGAGGCGATCGCGTCGTCGGCGTCGGATTTGTGCACCAGACCGGTGGAGAGCACGTTGATGCCGTCGGTGGTCGGCGCCGAGGCTTCGAACGGCCCGGTCAGACCGGGTGTGAAATTGGCCTGGAACCGGATATCGGACAGCTGTTGCGGATTGGCCCCCACGACCACCAATTTCAGTGGCTCGGTGCGGAATTCGGGAAACAGCGTGTCGAATTTCTCCTGCGCCACCCGGGCCGGGTTGTCGGCGGCCAGGTAGCGCTCCGACAGTCCGCCGAATTCGATGTTGCGGAACGGGATCAGCAGGAACAGCAGCCCGGCCACGATCGGCACGATCACCCGCACCGGATGCCGCATCGCGAACAGTGCCAGCTTCGAGAAGAACCCCTTGTCGACCTGTTCGGCGTTGCGGATACCGGCGAAGCGGTGCCAGCCCCACAGATCGATGCGCCGCCCCACGATGCTCAGCGCGGCGGGCAGTGCGGTCACCGACAGCACCGCCGCGAGCAGGACCGAGCTGATCCCCCCGTAGGGCACCGAGCGCAGCACCCCGTTGGGGTAGATGAACAGCGCCGCCAGGCTCACCGCGATGATCGCCGCGGAGAACAGCACCGTGCGCCCGGCCGTGGCGACCGTGCGCGCCGTCGCCTCCTCCACACTGCGGCCCGCGGCCAGTTCCTCTCGGAAGCGCGTGACCGCGAACAATCCGTAGTCGATGGCCAGGCCCAGGCTGACCAGGGTCACCACCGCACTGGCGAAGACGTTGACGTCGATGTAGTCGGTGAGCATCCGCATGATGCCCTGACTGCCCAGGATCGTCATCCCGCCGATCAGCACCGGCAGCAGCGCCCCGATGACCCCGCCGAAGACGAAATACAGCAGGATCGCCACCACCGGCAGGGCGATCAGCTCGGCGCGGTGGATGTCTTCCTGCATACCGATATTGATGCCCTCGACCACCGGTTGCAGCCCGGCCAGCTGCACCGTCGTCCCGCCCGGCCCGCGTCCGGGACCGTCGGCCGCCAGATCCTTCTGGATGGCCAGATAGTTGTCGACGGTGGCGGTGTCGGAGCCGTGCAGGCCGATGCTGGCGAAGGCGTGGCTGCGTGAGGCGTCGGCGAACTGGCCCATCATCGAGCCGTCGAAATAGCTGTCGATCTTCTTGATGCGGTCCGGATACCGGTCGTGCAGATCCGTGAGCGCCGTGGCGATCGCGTCGCGCACCGGCGGATCGTCGACGGTGTGTCCTTCGGGTGCGGTGTAGAGCACGATGACGTCGGCGTCGGTATCGCGGCCGAAGGTCTGATCGGCCAGTTTCGAGGCCACCACCGATTCGCTGTGCTCGTCGAACCAGCCGCCCTGGGTCAGCCGCGAGTTCAGATCGCGCCCCAGGAATCCGGAGACCGCGACGATCAGGACGAAGACGGCGAAGACGAGGTAGCGATGGCGATGGACGAACCGGCCCCAGCGCAGCAGGAGATCTTCGAGCATGCCGGGGGTCAGCCGCAGGCCGGGGTGCGGTAGTCGGCCGAGCGCAGGATGCCGCACAGATCGTTGCGCGAGATCTTCCACTTCCCGTCGATCTCGACGAAGTGCACGATCGTGGTACGCACGTTCTCGCCGCTGCCGTCCTTGTCCAGGCGCATGGTGGCGGTCAGGGTGCCGTCGTGATTGTCGAACACCGGATCCACCACGCCGTAGACCGCGCGCGGATTGTCGTGCAGCGCCTTGTACATATCGGGAATGGCGCCGGAGAACGCGGCCCCGTCCTCGATGAGGTCGGTGCGTTCACTGTCGGGCAGCGACGGATCCAGCGCGCGCTTGATCTGCGCGTCCAGCTCGGGGGCGGTGGGGATCGGCGGCCGGTTGGCGCTGCTGGCCGCGGCGGCCTCCGAGGAGGAGGTCAGCGCCGCGTAGGCCGAAGAGCGCGCGGCCGCCACCGAGGCCTCGTCGGGTCCGCTGTCGCAGGCGGCGATCGTCAGCGCGAGCATCGTGATTCCGAAGGCGCCGTAGACCGTGCGTCGCAATGCCATCTAGTCCTCGAATGTGTCGTAAGTAACCGTTGATTCCTACAGTCTGGCACGGGCGGTCAGCGGCCCTCGATCACCGCACCCAACCGGTCGAGCAGTGCGCGCACCGTGGTGGTGGCGCCGCGGCGGCCGGGCACCGGCACGGCGGCGGGGACCAGATCGTGCACCAGTGCCCGCACACTGCGCGCGTCGTCGAGGTCGATATCGGTGACCGCGGCGTCGACCACCGCCACCACATCCTCGGGGCCGGGCACCTCGGTCGCGGTGTCGGCGCGGTAGATCTCGAGGGTGAGGGTGGCGCGCACCGTGCGGAAGGCGAACGGCAGCCCCTCGGCGGTTCTGCCGAAACCGTGCGCGAACGGACCAACGGTTAGATCTTCAAGTATGAATTCAGACGTGCGGTCTGTTTCCAACCGAGACTCCCCTGGTTCTATATCGGATTGGTGTTCACGGTAACGGGTGAGGCGCATGCCACGCCGGAACCACCCCGGTGACCGGGCGGTGTGTCCGATCATGGTCAGATGAAGCAGTACGCATGAGTCGTCGGCGCGAAGGAGTTCGAAGCATGCGCGGGAACCGGTCGGTAGTGTCTGCGGCGCTCGCGCTCGCCGGTGTCGTCGCGTTCGCGACCGGCTGCTCCTCGCACAGCGACGACACCACCGCCCCTTCGGCCGGAGCCCCCGGATCCGCCGCCGCAGCACCCGTGGCCGCCGCCACCCCCGCCGGACAGGTCAGCGCATTCGGCCCGATCGGCGCCCTGCTCGCCGAACCCGCGAGCGGGCGGGTTCTGGCCCTGGATCCCAGCGGTCTGTCCCTGCGCATCGTCGATCCCGCCGATCCGGGCGCGGCGCGCACCCTCACCCTGCCCGCCCGCGCGACCGGCCTGGCCCTCGGCGCACCCGGTGAGGTGCTGGTCCCGGCGGGCCGGGAGGTCCTGCGCGTCGACATCGCTTCCGCCGCAGTCCATCCCGTGCCGGTCGACGGCGAGGTGCGCGCGGTCGCCCGCCGCGCCGACGGCAGTCTGGCGCTCGGGCTCGACGGCGGCCGCGTGCGGATCCTCGACCCCGCCGGGCAGCCCGGCCGCACGATCGACGGACTGGGAACCGTCGACGCCGTGGCGACCACGTCCGAGACGATCGCCACCCTCGACCTGGCCCAGACCAGTCTCACCGAACTCGACCTCGGCCGCGGCCGGGCCGGATTGGCGCTGCGCGCCGGTCTCGGCGCCACTCACGTCATCGGCGACCACTTCGGCCGCCTGCTCGCCACCGACACCTCCGGCGGCGCCCTGCTCGTCTACACCACCGACCCGCTGCTGCTGCGCCAGCGCTTCCCAGTCGGCGCGGCGCCCTACGCACTGGCCTACGATGAACGGTCCGACACCGTGTGGCTGACACTCACCGGAAGCAACGAGGTCGTCGGATTCGATCTGTCGACCGGTATACCGGAAGAAGTGGGTCGCTTCGCAACGGTGCGCCAGCCCAATTCACTGACGATCGACAGCCGCACCGGCGACATGTTCGTCGGCTCGGCAACCGGAGACGGTCTGCAACGCATCGGTGCGGACCAGAGGAAGAGAGGTCAGTGATGGCTCGAGCGCCTCGATACGAGTCCGCCGCCGGTGGCGCACACAGCGGCCGGCGCAGAAGGTCGATCCCCGCCGGATGGGAGGAGACCAGCGAAGAAGGAGAATACGAGTACGTGCCGCTACGACTACCGCCGGACGTGAATCGAGTGACCGCATCCATGCGCCTGGCGATCCAGGCCGAATTCGGCGGCTGGGAGCTGTCGCGGGTGCGCGCCTACACCGACGGCAGCCGGCGAGTGTTGCTGCGGCGCCGCAAAACCACCTTCCCCGTGACCGAAACGGGGATGTGAGGAATGGTGTATTCCTTATTCCTGCGGTTGCTGTTCCTGGTGCCGCCCGAGCGCATCCACCATCTGGTGTTCACCGTCATCCGGCTCACGACCGCCTTCCCCCCGACCCGGTGGCTGGCGAACCGGCTCACCGCCACCACCGATCCGATCCTGGCCACCACCGTCTTCGGTGTGCGTTTCCCGGCGCCGCTGGGCCTGGCCGCCGGATTCGACAAGGACGCCGCGGGGGTGAACGCCTGGGGCGCACTGGGTTTCGGCTTCGCCGAGATCGGCACCGTCACCGCGCAGGCGCAACCCGGTAATCCGGCGCCCCGGCTGTTCCGGCTGTCCGCCGACCACGCGCTGATCAACCGGATGGGCTTCAACAACCACGGCGCGGCCGCCGCCGCGGGCAGACTGGCCACCCGCCGCGCCGGCGGGGTGCCCATCGGCGCCAACATCGGCAAGACCAAGATCGTCGAACCCGAGCACGCCGCCGAGGACTACGCCGTCAGCGCGCGCCTGCTCGGCCCGCTCGCCGATTTCGTCGTCGTCAACGTCAGCTCGCCCAACACCCCCGGACTGCGCGATCTGCAGGCCGTGCAGTCCCTGCGGCCGCTGCTGCAGGCGGTGCTCGACAGTGTCGCCGCGGGCGAGCCCAAACCCGTGCTGGTCAAGATCGCCCCCGATCTGTCCGACGACGACATCGACGCGGTCGCCGATCTGGCCGTCGAACTCGGCCTGGCCGGAATCGTGGCCACCAACACCACCATTCGCCGCGACGGCCTGGCCACCCCCGCGACCGAGGTCGAGGCCATGGGCGCGGGCGGACTGTCCGGACCGCCGGTCGCCGAGCGATCCCTCGAGGTCCTGCGCAGGCTCTACGCCCGTGTCGGCGATCGGCTGGTGCTGATCTCGGTGGGCGGCATCGAGACCGCCGATCAGGCCTACGAGCGCATCCTCGCCGGGGCGTCCCTGCTGCAGGGATACACCGGATTCATCTACGGCGGCCCGTTCTGGACCAGGCGCCTGCACCGCGGTCTGGCCGCGCGTCTGCGCGCGGACGGGTACACCGGTCTCGCCGAGGCCGTCGGCGCCGCCCACAAAGCGGCGGCCTGACAGTCGATCCCGCTGTTACTACCGGCCGGAACCACCCCGCGAATGTCCGATTCCGCGTTTAGGATGGGTGATCCACATCACGTCCGTGGATGTGGTGGACGTGTTCTGACCGGGATAAAGGGATATGACAGCAGAGATCGGATTCACCCACCGGACCGGCGTCACGGTGCACACCGTGCCCGAGGCCTTCCAGCAGACCGCCGCGCTACGCCCGAATCAGGTCGCGCTACGCACCGTCGGCGGCACCCAGCAGATCACCTGGGCCGACTATGCGCGCCGGGTGCGTGCCATCGCGGCGGGACTGGCGAAACTCGGTGTCGGACACGGTGACACGGTCGGCTTGATGCTCACCAACCGGCCGGAATTCAATCTCGCCGACACCGCGATCCTGCATCTGGGCGCCACCCCGTTCTCGGTGTACAACACCAGTTCGCCCGGGCAGATCGCGCACATGTTCGGCAACGCCGGAAACACGGTGGTCGTCACCGAGCAGGCCTTCCTGCCCGCGATCACCGCCTCCGGCGCCGAACTCGAGCACGTGATCGTGGTCGACGGCGCCGCACCCGAGGGCGGTGTCACCCTCGAACAGCTCGAGAACGATCCCGCCGAGGACTTCGACTTCGACGCCGCATGGCAGGCTGTGCGCGCCGAGGACCTGGCGACCCTCATCTACACCTCCGGCACCACCGGGCCGTCCAAAGGTGTGGAGATCACCCACAGCAATGTGGTCGCGCAGATCATCGCCCTCATCAACGGCGCGCTGGTCGCCGACCTGGACTCGCGCGGCGTGTCTTACCTCCCGGCCGCGCATGTGGCCGACCGCATCTCCGGGCACTGCCTGAACCTGTTCACCGGCGTCACCCTCACCTGTGTGCCCGACGCCCGCGAGATCGCCGCGGCACTGCCCGACGCCCGGCCGACCTACTTCTTCGGTGTTCCGCGGGTGTGGCAGAAGATCAAGGCCGGTGTCGATGCCGCCGTCGCCACCGAATCCAGCCCGGTCAAGAAGGCGCTGGCGCAGTGGGCGATCGGGGTCGGCGTGGCCACCGCCCGCGCGCGCCTGGCCGGTGGCGGCGGCGGTCCCCTGCTGGCCGTCCAGCACCGCGTCGCGGATGCGCTCGTGCTGTCGAAACTGCGTGCCACCCTCGGCATGGACGAGTTGAAGGTCGCCTCCTCCGGTGC
Encoded here:
- a CDS encoding quinone-dependent dihydroorotate dehydrogenase; translation: MYSLFLRLLFLVPPERIHHLVFTVIRLTTAFPPTRWLANRLTATTDPILATTVFGVRFPAPLGLAAGFDKDAAGVNAWGALGFGFAEIGTVTAQAQPGNPAPRLFRLSADHALINRMGFNNHGAAAAAGRLATRRAGGVPIGANIGKTKIVEPEHAAEDYAVSARLLGPLADFVVVNVSSPNTPGLRDLQAVQSLRPLLQAVLDSVAAGEPKPVLVKIAPDLSDDDIDAVADLAVELGLAGIVATNTTIRRDGLATPATEVEAMGAGGLSGPPVAERSLEVLRRLYARVGDRLVLISVGGIETADQAYERILAGASLLQGYTGFIYGGPFWTRRLHRGLAARLRADGYTGLAEAVGAAHKAAA
- a CDS encoding DUF5703 family protein; translated protein: MARAPRYESAAGGAHSGRRRRSIPAGWEETSEEGEYEYVPLRLPPDVNRVTASMRLAIQAEFGGWELSRVRAYTDGSRRVLLRRRKTTFPVTETGM
- a CDS encoding AMP-dependent synthetase/ligase is translated as MTAEIGFTHRTGVTVHTVPEAFQQTAALRPNQVALRTVGGTQQITWADYARRVRAIAAGLAKLGVGHGDTVGLMLTNRPEFNLADTAILHLGATPFSVYNTSSPGQIAHMFGNAGNTVVVTEQAFLPAITASGAELEHVIVVDGAAPEGGVTLEQLENDPAEDFDFDAAWQAVRAEDLATLIYTSGTTGPSKGVEITHSNVVAQIIALINGALVADLDSRGVSYLPAAHVADRISGHCLNLFTGVTLTCVPDAREIAAALPDARPTYFFGVPRVWQKIKAGVDAAVATESSPVKKALAQWAIGVGVATARARLAGGGGGPLLAVQHRVADALVLSKLRATLGMDELKVASSGAAAIPPETLEFLLGLGLTVSEVWGMSETTGVGTFTELDKPRPGSVGRAVDGVEIRLDSDGELLIRGGIVTHGYRGMPDKTKEAIDDDGWLHTGDIATIDGDGYVTIVDRKKELIITEAGKNISPTNIENSVKAASSLIGQIVALGEARPYIAALVVLDPDTAAVRAKALGIPDADLETLGEHPEIVEEVRAAIVAGNAKLARVEQIKRFRILARAWEPGGIELTPTLKLKRSPIAAEYAADIADLYTDPAPDGVYNL
- a CDS encoding YncE family protein — protein: MRGNRSVVSAALALAGVVAFATGCSSHSDDTTAPSAGAPGSAAAAPVAAATPAGQVSAFGPIGALLAEPASGRVLALDPSGLSLRIVDPADPGAARTLTLPARATGLALGAPGEVLVPAGREVLRVDIASAAVHPVPVDGEVRAVARRADGSLALGLDGGRVRILDPAGQPGRTIDGLGTVDAVATTSETIATLDLAQTSLTELDLGRGRAGLALRAGLGATHVIGDHFGRLLATDTSGGALLVYTTDPLLLRQRFPVGAAPYALAYDERSDTVWLTLTGSNEVVGFDLSTGIPEEVGRFATVRQPNSLTIDSRTGDMFVGSATGDGLQRIGADQRKRGQ
- a CDS encoding MMPL family transporter; this translates as MLEDLLLRWGRFVHRHRYLVFAVFVLIVAVSGFLGRDLNSRLTQGGWFDEHSESVVASKLADQTFGRDTDADVIVLYTAPEGHTVDDPPVRDAIATALTDLHDRYPDRIKKIDSYFDGSMMGQFADASRSHAFASIGLHGSDTATVDNYLAIQKDLAADGPGRGPGGTTVQLAGLQPVVEGINIGMQEDIHRAELIALPVVAILLYFVFGGVIGALLPVLIGGMTILGSQGIMRMLTDYIDVNVFASAVVTLVSLGLAIDYGLFAVTRFREELAAGRSVEEATARTVATAGRTVLFSAAIIAVSLAALFIYPNGVLRSVPYGGISSVLLAAVLSVTALPAALSIVGRRIDLWGWHRFAGIRNAEQVDKGFFSKLALFAMRHPVRVIVPIVAGLLFLLIPFRNIEFGGLSERYLAADNPARVAQEKFDTLFPEFRTEPLKLVVVGANPQQLSDIRFQANFTPGLTGPFEASAPTTDGINVLSTGLVHKSDADDAIASLRAIPHPPGVQVMVAGVPALERDAIHGLIDGLPLLATILASAALVLMYIAFRSVVLAVKAVVMSALSLGAALGILTWVFVEGHGAGLLGFTPGPLMFAVLVLIVTVLFGLSTDYEVFLQSRMAEARAGGAPPAEAIRYGIAHTGGVITSAAAILIVVTGAFGFSDLVLMKYIAYGMIAALVLDATVIRMLLTPAVLKLVWR